One Tolypothrix bouteillei VB521301 DNA window includes the following coding sequences:
- the plsY gene encoding glycerol-3-phosphate 1-O-acyltransferase PlsY — translation MTTWLSLCGAVLVLAYLLGSIPTGYTVGKLLKGIDIREVGSGSTGATNVLRTLGTGPGAFVLLVDCLKGVLAIVLVYWFFNFASSQSFVPPTVDLQLWQPWMVTLAGLFAVLGHSKSIFLGFSGGKSVATGLGLLLSMNWMVGLGTAGVFAVVVAISRIVSLSSIAGAIAVPILMVVLHQPLPYVLFGVVGGLYVIWRHSSNIQRLLAGTEPKIGQKVQVEVKSTANSAS, via the coding sequence ATGACGACTTGGTTAAGTTTGTGCGGGGCGGTTTTGGTTTTGGCTTACCTACTGGGTTCGATACCTACGGGGTACACGGTAGGTAAGCTTCTTAAGGGTATTGATATTCGGGAAGTTGGTTCTGGTTCGACTGGTGCAACTAACGTACTCAGAACCTTGGGAACCGGACCGGGGGCTTTTGTTCTACTGGTGGATTGTTTGAAGGGAGTCTTGGCAATAGTCCTTGTTTACTGGTTTTTTAATTTTGCCTCAAGTCAAAGCTTTGTTCCTCCAACGGTAGATCTTCAATTATGGCAACCTTGGATGGTGACTTTGGCTGGTTTATTTGCTGTCTTGGGACATAGCAAATCTATATTTTTAGGCTTTAGTGGTGGTAAGTCAGTTGCTACCGGTTTGGGGCTTTTGCTGTCTATGAATTGGATGGTTGGTTTGGGAACAGCAGGTGTGTTTGCTGTTGTTGTGGCAATCTCTCGGATTGTTTCTTTGAGTTCTATTGCGGGTGCGATCGCAGTTCCTATTTTGATGGTAGTTCTACATCAACCACTACCCTACGTTTTATTTGGAGTTGTTGGTGGCTTATATGTCATTTGGCGTCACAGCAGCAATATTCAACGTTTGCTAGCGGGGACTGAACCAAAGATTGGGCAGAAGGTTCAGGTTGAAGTAAAATCAACCGCAAATTCAGCTAGTTAG
- a CDS encoding Uma2 family endonuclease — protein MTAAIKKLTFEEYLQYNDGTDTQYELVDGELIPMSLGTGKHGRISKFLERKFDDESAKMERNWTAQKFSVGVRSPRGGRWDTSRVPDVVVLPVEQWDALSNREAVIELNEPPPILVVEVVSESTRITDYRSKRSEYAVLGIPEYWIVDPIQEVITVCILVEGFYDAITYVGEEHIISPTFPELDLDAKQVLVGK, from the coding sequence ATGACCGCCGCAATTAAAAAACTGACTTTTGAAGAGTACCTCCAATATAACGATGGCACAGATACTCAATACGAACTAGTTGATGGAGAATTAATTCCCATGAGTCTTGGAACTGGCAAACATGGTAGAATATCCAAGTTTTTAGAACGAAAGTTTGATGATGAAAGTGCCAAAATGGAAAGGAATTGGACGGCACAAAAATTCTCAGTTGGAGTTCGTTCGCCACGTGGAGGGCGTTGGGATACATCAAGAGTTCCAGACGTAGTAGTTTTACCTGTAGAACAGTGGGATGCGCTGTCTAATCGGGAAGCAGTTATCGAACTTAACGAACCACCGCCCATTCTTGTAGTCGAAGTAGTCAGTGAATCTACTAGAATCACCGATTATCGAAGTAAGCGTTCCGAATATGCCGTCCTTGGAATTCCTGAATACTGGATTGTCGATCCCATTCAAGAAGTCATAACAGTGTGCATCTTAGTAGAAGGCTTTTATGATGCTATAACTTACGTAGGAGAAGAACACATTATTTCTCCTACTTTCCCAGAGTTAGATTTAGATGCCAAACAAGTGCTTGTTGGTAAATGA
- a CDS encoding glycosyltransferase family 4 protein translates to MSGKRILCFFPHLEVGGADKFNLDLISLLADRGYDITIATTLKSEHSWHQHFYAVTPNIFHLANFLHETHWLTFARYIIESRQIDVVYISNSYIAYYLLPFLRKEFPHVAFVDYVHCDDPGWRQCGYPRVSCQFSQLLDCQIVSSKWLAEFYQKLKPDTKPKLRVCYTNEDVDKWTPSYEKRTALRSQLKISDDTVVLLFPARIVPQKRPFFVVDIVRELAKKSLKVVVICLGQGYLLPEMQAKIEQLGLQQFFLILPPVQPEQMVDFYSASDILLLPTEYEGISLAIYEAMSMKLSVVASNVGGQSELVIPGTGFLIDKGKGDADELQAYLEVLVPSIQNPELRDKIGFSARQRIAEYFSLDAMVDRMESIFAEAITLRKSDLDVEVNLSIAEELLVFVLEHTSQEKLLEIIWREKCHIEQEKHRIEQEKCHIEHERNTLWHRKNAMETSKFWKIRRLWFKIKQKLGLTQEEP, encoded by the coding sequence ATATCGGGGAAGCGCATTCTCTGTTTCTTTCCGCATCTTGAAGTTGGTGGAGCAGATAAGTTCAATCTCGATTTAATTAGCCTGTTAGCTGATAGAGGTTACGATATCACTATTGCTACAACTTTAAAATCCGAGCATTCTTGGCATCAACACTTTTATGCTGTTACGCCAAACATTTTCCATCTAGCTAATTTTTTGCATGAGACTCACTGGCTTACCTTCGCACGCTACATAATAGAGTCTCGTCAAATTGATGTTGTCTATATTTCTAATTCTTATATTGCGTATTATCTATTACCCTTCCTACGTAAAGAATTTCCTCATGTTGCTTTTGTTGATTATGTCCATTGTGACGATCCAGGTTGGCGTCAGTGCGGTTATCCTAGAGTTTCTTGCCAATTCAGCCAGTTGTTAGATTGTCAAATAGTTTCGTCAAAATGGTTAGCTGAGTTTTACCAGAAGTTGAAACCAGATACTAAACCTAAATTAAGAGTTTGTTACACCAATGAAGATGTTGACAAATGGACACCTAGTTATGAAAAACGAACGGCATTGCGATCGCAGTTGAAAATTTCTGACGATACAGTCGTGCTCCTATTTCCTGCTAGGATTGTTCCCCAAAAACGTCCATTTTTTGTAGTTGACATTGTCCGGGAACTTGCCAAGAAATCTTTGAAAGTGGTAGTTATTTGTTTGGGACAAGGCTACTTGCTGCCTGAGATGCAAGCTAAAATTGAGCAGCTTGGGTTGCAGCAGTTTTTCCTCATTTTACCACCAGTTCAACCAGAGCAAATGGTTGATTTTTACTCTGCATCTGACATTTTACTATTACCTACAGAATATGAAGGCATCTCCTTAGCAATTTATGAAGCTATGTCAATGAAGTTATCTGTGGTGGCTTCAAATGTCGGGGGACAAAGCGAACTAGTTATACCAGGAACCGGGTTTTTAATTGATAAGGGTAAGGGTGATGCAGATGAACTACAAGCTTATTTAGAAGTTTTAGTACCGTCGATCCAAAATCCAGAGTTACGCGATAAAATTGGCTTTTCAGCCCGTCAGCGCATTGCCGAATATTTTTCCTTAGATGCTATGGTCGATCGCATGGAGTCTATTTTTGCAGAAGCAATAACATTGCGGAAATCAGATCTCGATGTCGAAGTTAACCTTAGTATAGCTGAGGAATTGCTAGTTTTTGTACTGGAACATACATCTCAAGAAAAATTGTTAGAAATTATCTGGAGAGAAAAATGTCATATTGAGCAGGAGAAACATAGAATCGAACAGGAAAAATGCCATATTGAGCACGAAAGGAATACACTTTGGCACAGAAAGAATGCAATGGAAACTTCCAAATTTTGGAAAATCCGGAGACTGTGGTTTAAGATTAAGCAGAAGCTAGGTTTAACACAAGAAGAACCATGA
- the der gene encoding ribosome biogenesis GTPase Der: protein MRLPIVAIIGRPNVGKSTFVNRLAGEQSAIVHDEPGVTRDRTYREAYWNDRDFLVVDTGGLVFNDDTEFLPLIRQQAMAALQEASVAIFVVDGQTGPTPADEEISEWLRQQTVPVLLAVNKCESPEQGLIQAAEFWELGLGEPFAVSAIHGSGTGDLLDALITYLPETKDIPATEEIKVAIVGRPNVGKSSLLNAFVGEERAIVSPISGTTRDAIDTVVERDGKTYRLIDTAGIRKKKNVEYGPEFFSINRAFKAIRRADVVLLVIDALDGVTEQDQKLAGRIIEDGRACVLVVNKWDAVEKDSYTIYDYQKHLEERLHFTEWAEIIFVSALTGQRVEKILELVDRAAQSHKRRVSTAVVNEVLEEAIGRHTPPVSRSGRQGRIYYGTQVSTQPPTIALFVNEAKRFNDNYRRYIERQFRQNLGFQGTPIRILWRSKKTRDVESTNANRATRV, encoded by the coding sequence ATGCGTCTTCCTATCGTAGCTATTATTGGTCGCCCTAATGTGGGCAAATCTACCTTCGTCAACCGTTTGGCTGGAGAACAGTCTGCTATTGTACATGATGAACCGGGTGTAACTCGCGATCGCACTTACAGAGAAGCATACTGGAACGATCGCGATTTTTTGGTTGTAGACACGGGTGGTTTAGTATTTAATGACGACACGGAATTTTTACCGTTGATTCGCCAACAGGCAATGGCAGCTTTACAAGAAGCAAGCGTTGCTATCTTTGTGGTAGACGGTCAGACAGGACCGACACCCGCCGATGAAGAAATTTCGGAGTGGTTGCGACAACAAACAGTTCCCGTCCTGTTAGCTGTAAATAAGTGTGAATCCCCAGAACAAGGCTTAATTCAAGCTGCTGAATTTTGGGAATTGGGATTGGGGGAACCTTTTGCCGTTTCTGCCATTCATGGTAGCGGAACGGGGGATTTACTTGATGCGCTCATAACTTATCTTCCTGAAACCAAGGACATCCCAGCAACGGAGGAAATTAAAGTCGCAATTGTGGGACGACCAAATGTCGGCAAATCAAGTTTGTTGAATGCTTTTGTCGGAGAAGAAAGAGCGATCGTGAGCCCAATTTCTGGTACCACCCGCGATGCGATTGACACGGTTGTGGAACGCGACGGGAAAACTTATCGCTTAATTGATACCGCCGGGATTCGCAAAAAGAAAAATGTGGAATACGGTCCGGAATTCTTTAGCATTAACCGTGCTTTCAAAGCAATTCGTCGTGCTGATGTGGTTTTATTGGTCATAGACGCCCTAGATGGAGTGACCGAGCAAGACCAAAAGTTAGCCGGACGCATTATTGAAGATGGTCGAGCTTGCGTCCTGGTTGTTAATAAATGGGATGCTGTAGAAAAAGATTCTTACACTATTTACGATTACCAAAAACATTTGGAAGAGCGACTGCACTTTACTGAATGGGCAGAAATCATCTTTGTCAGCGCTTTGACCGGGCAAAGAGTCGAGAAGATTCTAGAATTGGTTGATAGAGCTGCTCAATCTCACAAACGTCGCGTGAGTACAGCAGTTGTTAACGAAGTTTTGGAAGAAGCTATCGGCAGACACACTCCACCCGTTTCTCGTTCCGGTCGTCAGGGTAGAATTTATTACGGAACTCAAGTTAGCACTCAGCCGCCTACAATAGCATTATTTGTTAACGAAGCTAAACGCTTTAACGACAACTACCGCCGTTATATTGAGCGACAATTTCGTCAGAATTTGGGCTTTCAAGGGACTCCCATTCGCATACTGTGGCGAAGCAAGAAAACCCGTGATGTTGAAAGTACCAATGCAAATCGAGCTACACGCGTTTAG
- a CDS encoding glycosyltransferase family 2 protein, giving the protein MKFYNIIKKLRKLKLVWKERGIQHLLRFLYERIARKFQGKKNYQKWIRANRLTKQDIASAQVQIAQWQIRPKFSVIVPVYNVEEQWLKKAIESVCNQIYPDWELCIADDASTKPHIRTVLDKYSKLDSRIKVVFRQENGHISAASNSALELATGDYIVLLDHDDELAINALFENAKLINEHPNADFIYSDEDKVDTKGNRYEPFFKPDWSPEYFYSCMYTCHLGVYRAKLIREIGGFRSKYDGSQDYDLVLRVVEKTQNIYHIPKILYHWRAIPASAASGADAKPWAYIAAQKALENMLERSAYPGIVEMTANQGIYRIRRNIVGHPLISIIIPSSGKSIDTPSGSLCLLENCIRSIKQVSTYHNFEIIVVSGDDIPEITLEAISSVNVQQISCDETSNLSKRVNIGAAKAKGQFLLLLSDDVQVIKPDWLESMVEFAQQREIGAVGAKLLSPDKRIKHVGIVILQGNPYHAFYDFDSEYPGYFCSNIVNKNYLAVSAACLMIRTEVFQELGGLNEEFSFNYNNIDLCLKAHQAGYRNVVTPYSQLIYYELTRTQKEGLRAEDVKIFNKRWQNYFKTLEKDPYYNINLSSNSPNFELF; this is encoded by the coding sequence ATGAAATTTTATAATATTATTAAAAAGCTGAGAAAACTTAAGCTTGTATGGAAAGAAAGAGGAATCCAACACCTGTTGCGTTTCCTATATGAACGTATTGCACGTAAATTTCAAGGCAAGAAAAACTATCAAAAATGGATAAGAGCAAATCGCTTAACTAAACAAGATATTGCATCTGCTCAGGTACAAATTGCCCAGTGGCAAATTCGACCTAAATTTTCGGTTATTGTCCCTGTTTACAACGTAGAGGAACAATGGCTGAAGAAAGCAATTGAATCTGTTTGCAATCAAATATATCCAGATTGGGAGCTTTGTATTGCTGATGATGCCTCAACCAAACCTCATATTCGCACAGTTTTAGATAAATACAGTAAACTTGATTCAAGAATAAAAGTTGTATTCCGTCAAGAAAACGGGCACATTTCAGCTGCTAGTAACTCAGCTCTAGAATTGGCTACAGGAGACTACATCGTCCTTCTAGATCACGATGATGAATTAGCTATTAATGCATTATTTGAAAATGCCAAGCTTATTAACGAACACCCTAATGCAGATTTTATTTATAGTGACGAAGATAAGGTAGATACTAAAGGTAACCGTTACGAACCATTTTTCAAACCGGACTGGTCTCCAGAGTATTTTTATTCCTGTATGTACACCTGTCATCTAGGTGTATATCGGGCTAAACTTATCCGTGAAATTGGTGGTTTTCGTAGCAAGTATGACGGTTCTCAGGATTACGATCTTGTACTGAGAGTTGTAGAAAAAACTCAAAACATCTATCACATACCCAAAATTCTTTATCACTGGCGAGCTATTCCAGCCTCAGCTGCATCGGGAGCAGATGCTAAGCCTTGGGCATATATTGCTGCTCAAAAGGCGCTAGAAAATATGTTAGAACGTTCGGCATATCCAGGGATTGTAGAAATGACTGCTAACCAAGGAATCTACAGAATTCGACGCAATATTGTTGGGCATCCCTTGATTAGTATAATAATTCCCAGTTCGGGAAAAAGCATTGATACCCCTTCTGGTTCTTTGTGTCTTTTGGAAAATTGTATCCGTAGTATTAAGCAAGTTAGTACTTATCACAATTTTGAAATTATTGTGGTTAGTGGAGATGATATTCCAGAGATAACTCTAGAGGCAATTTCATCTGTTAATGTGCAACAAATTTCTTGTGATGAAACGTCGAACTTATCTAAGCGAGTCAACATAGGAGCAGCCAAAGCTAAAGGGCAATTCTTACTTTTACTAAGTGATGATGTGCAGGTGATTAAACCGGATTGGCTGGAGTCAATGGTAGAATTCGCACAACAGAGAGAGATTGGTGCAGTAGGGGCAAAACTTTTGTCACCCGATAAAAGAATAAAGCACGTCGGGATTGTGATTCTCCAAGGAAATCCTTATCACGCCTTCTACGATTTTGACAGTGAATACCCTGGTTATTTTTGTTCAAATATCGTCAATAAAAACTACTTAGCCGTATCTGCTGCTTGCTTAATGATACGAACAGAGGTGTTCCAAGAGTTAGGAGGTTTAAATGAAGAGTTTTCTTTTAACTACAATAATATAGACTTATGCTTGAAAGCTCATCAAGCTGGATATCGAAACGTAGTAACGCCCTATTCTCAGTTAATTTACTACGAATTAACAAGGACTCAAAAAGAAGGCTTAAGAGCGGAAGATGTCAAGATATTTAACAAAAGATGGCAAAACTACTTTAAAACTTTGGAAAAAGACCCGTACTATAATATAAATCTGTCTTCCAACTCTCCTAATTTTGAATTATTTTAG
- a CDS encoding EamA family transporter — protein sequence MNWQEFCLLLMSVLVSVAGQFFLKLGAVKLGKVNSANTVSHILSIATTPELIAGLACYGLGALAYILLLTRVNLSVAGPSASLVYVFSVLLGYFIFKESIPLVRLVGLGLIVSGVILVVWQK from the coding sequence ATGAATTGGCAAGAATTCTGTTTACTATTAATGTCTGTCTTAGTGAGTGTCGCAGGGCAGTTTTTTTTAAAGTTAGGTGCAGTTAAGTTGGGAAAAGTGAATTCAGCCAATACGGTGAGTCATATTCTCAGCATAGCCACAACACCTGAGTTAATAGCAGGGCTAGCCTGTTATGGTTTAGGTGCTCTAGCCTACATACTGCTTTTGACTAGAGTCAATTTGAGCGTTGCAGGTCCTTCTGCATCTTTAGTTTATGTTTTCTCAGTTTTGTTAGGTTACTTCATATTCAAAGAATCAATTCCTCTTGTACGTTTAGTAGGCTTGGGTTTAATTGTTAGTGGAGTGATATTAGTCGTTTGGCAAAAATAA
- a CDS encoding DUF3086 domain-containing protein codes for MNSEEFQTPKPTDEPLMTNQEQEIQSEQPDQSSVESVVEISASNPQVETQDRPASVLSVSDVEPTDITVGSTEESTTEGVTQLEQEIPTLRSNITSESDKSREEVEAAQRLQELQRQEQALRREIVNLQASYKTLQSQLGETQMAMSQLVQEALSQLEQRKQALQISVEQLERRQERIRNEMRTTFAGSSQDLAIRVQGFKDYLTGSLQDLVAAAEQMQLVSPSKPEPEVLEVREVRSEVKQKEPQSITPQFAQQQFQDTIKQVRRLIDQYRTKPDYYGPAWQLRRTFEPIHAERVSNWFFNQGGRGALRTMGSRLQNILIASAVISILNKLYGDRVRTLVLANTPERLGEWRRGLQDCLGIGRPDFGPDRGVVLFETPEALAQKAERLEKANLLPLIVIDDSEEQISLALLQFPLWLAFAPDPKMMRTYDDDF; via the coding sequence ATGAACTCAGAGGAATTTCAAACACCAAAACCAACTGATGAACCATTGATGACAAACCAAGAGCAAGAAATACAATCTGAACAACCAGATCAATCATCTGTGGAGTCGGTGGTAGAAATATCAGCGTCAAATCCCCAAGTTGAGACACAAGATCGACCCGCTTCTGTTTTATCCGTATCAGATGTAGAACCAACAGATATAACAGTTGGATCGACAGAAGAATCAACCACCGAGGGAGTGACGCAGTTAGAACAAGAAATTCCCACCCTGAGGTCAAACATAACATCAGAATCAGATAAGAGTCGCGAAGAAGTAGAAGCAGCGCAACGTCTCCAAGAGTTGCAACGCCAAGAACAAGCACTTAGAAGAGAAATAGTTAATCTACAAGCATCGTACAAAACCCTCCAATCGCAATTGGGGGAAACTCAAATGGCGATGTCACAATTGGTACAAGAAGCTTTGTCTCAGTTAGAACAACGCAAACAGGCGCTGCAAATTTCCGTAGAACAACTCGAACGCCGTCAAGAACGCATTCGGAACGAAATGCGGACAACTTTTGCGGGTTCTTCCCAAGATTTAGCAATTCGGGTACAAGGTTTTAAAGATTACCTGACAGGGAGTCTGCAGGACTTAGTCGCAGCAGCAGAACAGATGCAACTGGTGTCACCATCAAAACCAGAACCAGAAGTGCTTGAGGTGAGAGAGGTTAGATCGGAAGTTAAGCAGAAGGAACCGCAATCCATAACACCTCAATTTGCCCAACAGCAGTTTCAGGACACAATTAAACAAGTTCGCCGTTTGATTGACCAGTACCGCACCAAACCAGATTACTACGGTCCGGCTTGGCAACTGCGTCGCACCTTTGAACCAATTCATGCAGAACGAGTATCCAATTGGTTCTTTAACCAAGGGGGTCGAGGGGCTTTACGTACAATGGGTAGTCGGTTGCAGAATATTTTGATTGCCTCAGCAGTTATTTCAATCTTAAACAAACTTTATGGCGATCGAGTACGGACCTTAGTATTAGCAAATACACCAGAGCGTCTCGGAGAATGGCGGCGGGGTTTGCAAGATTGCTTGGGAATAGGTCGTCCTGACTTTGGACCCGATAGAGGCGTGGTATTGTTTGAAACACCAGAAGCCTTAGCACAAAAAGCAGAGAGACTGGAAAAAGCCAATTTATTGCCCTTGATTGTAATTGACGATTCTGAAGAGCAAATTAGCTTAGCATTGCTACAATTTCCGCTATGGCTAGCTTTTGCTCCTGACCCTAAAATGATGAGAACTTATGATGATGATTTTTAA
- a CDS encoding energy-coupling factor transporter transmembrane component T family protein, which translates to MDLLRSLPIGLYLEQPQTWLHKLDPRVKFFWLMSFLTTYLYANNFWRVLLVVILILATLIARIPRRVWGQQMGWLLVLCFFVLLILSVSPDGYGINYHPRLPTKQAVVKQTTPAPVVAPLPGSTRQDYNYVLFDKAPVRVSRHSVDLAIRVSTMVFTLIYSTNLYLLTTAPEEITAAIENLMQPLQRLKIPVTEITLTLTLSLRFIPLVLEEIQNLIRSIMTRAINWKKLGLKGAVKVWMLVAERLLENLLLRAEQMANAMMVRGFTSPSEHRVQWHNLRLGRRDWLAIAFLILFWGVRLAIGTDV; encoded by the coding sequence ATGGATTTACTGCGATCGCTTCCAATTGGTCTTTATTTAGAACAACCACAAACTTGGCTGCACAAGCTAGACCCGCGTGTCAAGTTTTTTTGGTTGATGAGTTTTCTGACAACCTATTTATACGCCAACAATTTTTGGCGCGTACTGCTGGTTGTTATCTTAATTCTGGCAACTTTAATTGCTCGGATTCCCAGACGGGTTTGGGGACAGCAAATGGGTTGGCTGTTAGTTTTGTGCTTTTTTGTGCTTTTAATTTTATCTGTTAGCCCCGATGGTTACGGTATAAATTACCATCCACGTTTGCCTACCAAACAAGCTGTGGTGAAACAAACTACTCCTGCTCCTGTAGTAGCGCCTCTACCGGGAAGTACGCGACAGGATTATAACTACGTGTTGTTTGATAAAGCACCTGTGAGAGTCTCTCGCCACTCTGTCGATTTGGCTATCCGTGTTAGTACAATGGTATTTACATTAATATATAGTACAAATTTATACTTATTAACAACGGCTCCAGAGGAAATTACAGCCGCTATAGAAAACTTGATGCAACCACTGCAAAGGTTGAAAATACCTGTTACTGAAATTACTTTGACATTGACTTTGTCTTTGCGGTTTATTCCTCTTGTTTTGGAAGAGATTCAGAACTTGATCCGTTCTATTATGACCAGGGCAATTAATTGGAAAAAATTGGGATTAAAAGGAGCAGTTAAAGTTTGGATGCTCGTTGCAGAAAGACTTTTGGAAAATTTACTCCTTAGGGCAGAACAAATGGCAAATGCGATGATGGTAAGAGGTTTTACCAGCCCTAGCGAACATCGAGTCCAGTGGCATAATTTACGTTTGGGAAGACGTGACTGGTTAGCGATCGCATTTCTGATCCTATTTTGGGGTGTGCGATTGGCAATAGGAACAGATGTATAA
- a CDS encoding glycosyltransferase, with translation MAEKQESLRILSENEYELKFQTNIQNSFFIEDNQKIALLVTNEYEGFFKNGGIGTYYRNLSENLASEGWYIILLLCNKEVNLAENPQLSHIKNVFTIYEIQEILTLQPIHFDILAATKSNSIDYQSFCCLFFTQALVNTFQNYQIYIEFHEWLGLGYRTIQAKESNLLGNKCTTGVTLHSGHEWLYEVNETYTPTNSLDFLQVCHYEQYSYENADLPFFPSYYLQSKVSSYGWNVSHAIHMPNFIPIIESFQKKQSHLNGALEKLAANSIPIIFFGRLEERKGLSEFLEAISLLEDSLTNQIHIIFLGKIVQLQSSKLKHLTSQEYIAEKIGKHHIRYDIFSDLSSQEALNLVSSLHHPIVCLTSSQENFPNSTLEVGQLPVRLIVSDIDGFRETLNLINRFSEVYWFQPKNSYSLYTQIVKLLSTNSEVIEVPDKNILIKTNQNLIKRKLYHIEQSYTEGAIVTNTNPKVTIGVTCYNLGKYLMECLTSVDKQTYQNLEVFVLNDASTDEYTNEIFKQCQSIFTNYSFISLEKNIGLGAARNYLINRATGDYFLPLDADNVLLPFGIEKFVSAAQSSEATITTCIKKDFDLSSGYYIFTGGYIPSVLRTNICGDACSLFSINFLRKFTHPEDKEVRTHDWGLMAAAVATKEKITYYPYPLYEYRIRPDSMIRGAVEEQQQYYLRQYLSQIPPSEWSPRQIYMLLTATQQLLQSTKVQDERQQNLVAKFKELEFQLQQSRERIAAMETSKFWRLRTLWLKIKRKLGLPTNES, from the coding sequence ATGGCAGAGAAACAAGAATCTTTAAGAATATTATCAGAGAATGAGTACGAATTGAAATTTCAAACTAATATTCAAAATTCTTTCTTTATAGAAGACAATCAAAAGATCGCCCTCTTAGTAACTAATGAGTACGAAGGCTTTTTTAAAAATGGTGGAATTGGTACTTATTATAGAAATTTGAGTGAAAACCTGGCATCAGAAGGTTGGTATATTATCTTGTTATTATGTAACAAGGAAGTTAATCTTGCAGAAAATCCACAATTATCGCATATAAAAAATGTATTCACTATTTATGAAATTCAGGAAATTCTAACTCTTCAACCCATTCATTTTGATATTTTAGCAGCTACTAAATCAAATTCAATAGATTATCAAAGTTTTTGCTGCTTGTTCTTCACTCAAGCCTTGGTTAACACCTTTCAAAACTATCAAATTTATATTGAGTTTCATGAGTGGTTGGGACTTGGATACCGTACTATTCAGGCAAAAGAATCAAATTTACTTGGAAATAAGTGTACTACTGGCGTCACATTACATAGCGGGCACGAGTGGCTTTATGAAGTTAATGAAACTTATACACCTACGAATTCACTTGACTTTTTGCAAGTTTGTCACTACGAACAATACTCATACGAAAACGCTGATTTACCTTTTTTTCCGTCCTACTATTTGCAATCAAAAGTTTCTAGCTATGGATGGAATGTTTCCCATGCTATTCATATGCCAAATTTCATACCTATAATAGAATCTTTTCAGAAAAAACAAAGTCATTTGAACGGAGCACTAGAAAAACTAGCTGCAAATAGTATACCAATTATTTTTTTTGGTCGGTTAGAAGAAAGAAAAGGTCTAAGTGAGTTTCTAGAAGCAATTAGTCTATTAGAAGATTCACTAACTAACCAAATACATATTATTTTTTTAGGAAAAATAGTTCAACTTCAATCCTCAAAATTAAAACATCTAACTAGTCAGGAATATATTGCAGAAAAAATAGGCAAACATCACATTAGGTATGATATTTTCTCAGATTTATCCAGTCAAGAAGCACTGAATTTAGTAAGTAGCTTACACCATCCAATTGTATGTCTGACTAGTTCGCAGGAAAATTTTCCCAATAGTACTTTAGAAGTTGGGCAATTACCAGTGAGATTGATTGTTTCAGATATAGATGGCTTTCGGGAAACACTTAATCTCATAAACCGTTTCTCTGAAGTTTACTGGTTTCAACCAAAGAACTCCTATTCTCTTTATACTCAAATTGTAAAATTACTTTCTACCAACTCAGAAGTCATAGAAGTTCCCGATAAAAATATTCTGATAAAAACTAACCAGAATTTAATTAAGCGAAAATTATACCATATTGAACAATCGTACACAGAAGGTGCGATCGTAACGAATACCAATCCAAAAGTTACGATAGGAGTCACTTGTTACAACTTGGGCAAGTATTTGATGGAATGTTTGACCAGTGTAGACAAGCAAACCTATCAAAATTTAGAAGTTTTTGTGTTGAATGATGCTTCCACAGATGAATATACTAACGAAATTTTTAAGCAATGTCAGTCAATTTTTACAAATTATAGCTTCATTTCTTTAGAAAAAAACATTGGTTTAGGTGCGGCTCGTAACTATTTAATTAACCGGGCGACAGGAGATTATTTCTTACCACTTGATGCTGATAATGTGCTGCTACCGTTTGGGATAGAAAAGTTTGTGAGTGCTGCTCAAAGTTCTGAAGCTACCATTACTACTTGTATCAAAAAAGATTTTGATTTGAGTTCGGGATATTATATCTTTACAGGTGGTTATATACCGAGCGTTCTGAGAACAAATATTTGTGGAGATGCTTGTTCGCTATTTTCTATAAACTTTTTGAGGAAATTTACACATCCTGAAGATAAAGAAGTTCGGACACACGATTGGGGACTTATGGCGGCTGCAGTTGCAACCAAAGAAAAAATTACTTACTATCCTTACCCGCTCTACGAATACAGGATACGTCCTGATTCAATGATTCGCGGTGCAGTTGAAGAGCAACAACAGTATTACTTACGCCAATACCTATCTCAAATACCTCCTTCAGAATGGTCTCCTCGCCAAATATATATGCTGCTAACAGCTACACAGCAACTTTTACAATCAACAAAAGTGCAAGATGAAAGACAACAAAATTTAGTTGCAAAATTCAAAGAATTGGAATTTCAGTTGCAACAATCAAGAGAGCGAATTGCCGCAATGGAAACCAGTAAATTTTGGAGGTTACGAACACTCTGGTTAAAGATTAAGCGAAAGCTCGGTTTGCCAACAAATGAGTCATAA